TGGAAGGTTGAAACTGCTGGAGATCGCTGTCGCCGTCCTGGCGTTGAACAATGGACTGCGGATGGTCCGAGCCGGCCGTCCCTGACCGGACAACGCCGCGGGCTTGAAGACCCGTCGACGTAGGTGTGCAACTGATGCTGCGCGAGCGTCGCTAGGAGCGACTGCGCGTCCATCCCTGGGGACTACCGGGCTCCGCAGAGCCCTGCCCGGCCATCCGTGGCCAGACATGCATCCCCGGCGGCCGATGCCGGTGCGGCATCGGCCAGGGGCGGATGCTCAGCCGAGCATGCCGTGCTGGGCGACGCCGGCCGGCGGCCAGTTCTCCAGCTTCATACCGAGCGACAGGCCACGCTGGGCCAGCACTTCCTTGATCTCGGTCAGCGACTTCTTGCCGAGGTTCGGGGTCTTGAGCAGCTCCACTTCGGTCTTCTGGATCAGATCGCCGATGTAGTAGATGCTCTCGGCCTTCAGGCAGTTGGCCGAACGCACGGTCAGTTCCAGGTCGTCGATCGGACGCAGCAGCACCGGATCCACGCCATTGCTGGCCGGCTTGGCCGCGCCACGGTCGCGATGGGTGAAGTCGCCGAACACCGACAGCTGGTCGCTGAGGATGTCGGCGGCGGTGCGCACGGCTTCCTCGGCGTCGATGGTGCCGTTGGTCTCGATGTCCAGGACCAGCTTGTCCAGGTCGGTGCGCTGCTCGACGCGGGCGGACTCGACCGCGTAGGCGACGCGGCGTACCGGCGAGAACGACGCATCCAGGACCAGGCGGCCGATGGTGCGGGTTTCCTCGTCCGGACGGCGGCGCGCGGCGGCCGGCTGGTAGCCGAAGCCACGCTCGATCTTCAGACGCATGTTGATCGCCGTGTCCTTGGTCAGGTGGCAGATCACGTGGTCGTTGTTGAGGATCTCGACGTTGTGGTCGGTCTTGATGTCGGCGGCAGTGACCACACCCGGGCCCTGCTTGGACAGCGACAGCGTGGCGCTGTCGCCGGTGTGCATGCGGATGGCCACGTCCTTGAGGTTGAGCAGGACTTCCAGCACATCTTCCTGCAGCCCTTCGACCGTGGTGTACTCGTGCAGCACGCCGTCGATCTCGACTTCCGTGATCGCGAAGCCGGGAATCGAGGACAGCAGCACGCGACGCAGGGCATTGCCCAGCGTATGCCCATAACCACGCTCCAAGGGCTCGATTACGACCTTGGCGCGGTTGTCGGTAAGGCGTTCGATCTGCGGCCCACGGGGGCGCAGAACCTGGTTGGCGGTAACCGTCATGTTGCGGGTTCTCCTGACGAGCCTCCGTTGCCGGAGGCTCTCCAATGTGATTACTTCGAATACAACTCGACGATCAGCGCTTCGTTGATGTCGGCAGGCAGGTCCGCACGATCCGGCACGGCCTTGAAGATGCCGCTGAACTTCTTCGAATCGACCTCGACCCAGGACGGGTTCAGGTCGTGCGTTTCGGCAACGGTCAGCGCTTCCTGCACGCGAAGCTGCTTCTGGGCCTTTTCCGACAGGGCGATCGCGTCGCCGGCCTTGACCTGGTACGAGGCCAGGTTCACCGACTTGCCGTTGACCAGCACGCCACGGTGCGACACCAGCTGGCGCGCGGCCGGGCGGGTGACGGCGAAGCCCATGCGGTAGACGACGTTGTCCAGGCGGGTTTCCAGCAGCTGCAGCAGGTTCTCGCCGGTGTTGCCCTTCTTGGTCGAGGCCTTCTTGTAGTAGTTGCGGAACTGACGCTCCAGCAGGCCGTAGATACGCTTGACCTTCTGCTTCTCGCGCAGCTGGGTGGCGTAGTCGGACAGCTTGCCCTTGCGGGCGGTCGCGCCGTGCTGGCCGGGCTTCTGCTCCAGCTTGCACTTGGAGTCCAGCGCACGCGCCGGGCTCTTGAGGGAAAGATCGGCGCCTTCGCGGCGCGCGAGCTTACAGGTAGGACCGATATAACGAGCCATTTCTTATCGCTCCTTTAGACGCGACGCTTCTTCGGCGGACGGCACCCGTTGTGCGGGATAGGCGTCACGTCGATGATGTTGGTGATCTTGTATCCGACGTTGTTCAACGAACGGACGGCGGACTCGCGACCCGGACCCGGGCCCTTGATGCGCACTTCCAGCGACTTCACGCCGTAGTCGAGCGCAGCGCGCCCGGCCTTCTCGGCGGCAACCTGCGCCGCGAACGGCGTGGACTTGCGCGAACCGCGGAAACCGGCGCCACCGGAGGTCGCCCAGGACAACGCATTGCCCTGACGGTCGGTGATGGTCACGATGGTGTTGTTGAACGAAGCGTGGACGTGGGCGACGCCGTCGGTGACGACGCGCTTGATCTTCTTCTTGGTCTTTGCTGCTGCGGGCTTAGCCATGTCTGTCCCTTACTTCCTGATCGCCTTGCGCGGGCCCTTGCGGGTGCGGGCGTTGGTGCGGGTGCGCTGACCACGCAGCGGCAGGCCACGACGATGACGCAGGCCGCGGTAGCAGCCCAGGTCCATCAGCCGCTTGATGGCGATGCCCACTTCGCGACGCAGGTCGCCTTCGACGATGTACTTGCCGACTTCGAGGCGCAGGCGCTCGATTTCCGGTTCGGACAGGTCACGGATCTTGGTGGTCGAGGTCACGCCTGCGGCTTCGCAGACCTTCTTCGAACGGGTACGGCCGATGCCGAAAATGCTTTGCAACCCGACCCAGACGTGCTTCTGGGCTGGCAGGTTGACGCCTGCAATACGCGCCATGACGCGGTTCTCCAACTGAGTGATGGCCCGACGGCGCACTGCGGCGCCATCCGGCAGGATGGATCAAAAAGTGAACTTGTAAGTCTAGCAAGGTCTCGGGTTACATGGAAGCCCGTGGAACCTTTCGGTTCCGCAGGCCCGGCATGGGGAGTGTGCCCATGCTCCGGCGCCGGACGTCGTTGGCCAGGGTGAGGATCCACCTCGGCCGCCCGCGCTACTCCAGCGCAGGACCACCACGTCTCACCCGCGCACGAGACCGCTGCACGGGCCGCCCTTCAAGTCGGAAGACTGCGCCCGGGAACCGGGGCGTCTTCGCGGAAGGAAGTCAAATTATAGCAATCAACCGCGGGCGAAACCGCCGCCGCGCGAGCCACCCTTGAGGTTGGCCTTCTTCAACAGGCTTTCGTACTGGTGCGACATCAGGTGCGCCTGGATCTGCGCGATGAAGTCCATCACCACCACGACCGCGATCAGCAGCGAGGTGCCGCCGAAATGGAACGAGGTGCCGAGCTGCGCGCGCATGATTTCCGGCAGCAGGCACACGATCACCAGGTACAGCGAGCCGGCCGCGGTCAGGCGGGTCAGCACGCCGTCGACGTAGTCGGCGGTGGCCTTGCCGGGGCGGATGCCCGGGATCAGCGCGCCGGACTTCTTCAGGTTGTCCGCGGTTTCCTGCGAGTTGAACACCAGCGCGGTATAGAAGAACGCGAAGCCGATGATCAGCGCGGCGAACACGATCATGTGCACCGGCTCGCCCGGGCCCAGCGCGTTGGCGATGCGCTGCAGCCAGCTGCCGAAGGTGCTGTTGGAGGCGGCCTGGCCCGACCACATCGACAGCGTCGCCGGGAAGGCGAGGATGCTCGAGGCGAAGATCGGCGGGATCACGCCGGCCATGTTCAGCTTCAGCGGCAGGAACGAGGTCTGGTTCATGTACGCGTTGCGGCCGCCCTGGCGGCGCGCGTAGTTCACCGTGATCCGCCGCTGCCCGCGCTCGACGAACACCACGAACAGGGTGAAGGCGAGGATGGTCAGCACGATCAGCAGCAGCGAGATGAAGCTCATGTTGCCGTCGCGGTAGGCTTCCACGGTCTGGATCGCCGCCGCCGGCAGGCCGGCGACGATGCCGGCGAAGATGATCAGCGACACGCCGTTGCCGATGCCGCGCTCGGTGACCTGCTCGCCGACCCACATCAGGAAGATGGTGCCGGCGGTCAGCGCGATCACGGCGGTGAGCACGAAGCCCATGCCCGGCGCGTACACGACCGGCGCGCCGCCCGGTGCGGTCTGGTTCTGCAGCGCCAGGGCGATACTGCCGCCCTGCACCACCGCCAGCAACACCGCGCCGATGCGCGAATACTGGGTGATCTTGCGTCGGCCGGACTCGCCTTCCTTCTGCATCGCCTTCAGCGACGGGAAGATGTGCGTGGCCAACTGGATCACGATCGATGCCGAGATGTACGGCATCACGTTCAGCGCGAAGATGCTGAAACGGTGCAGGGCGCCGCCCGAGAACATGTTGAACATGTCCACGATGCCGCCGCCCTGCGCCTGCATCAGCGCAAGCATGGCTTCGGGATTGACGCCCGGCACCGGCACGTAGCAGCCGATGCGGTAGACGATCAATGCGCCGAGAACGAACAACAGGCGCTGGCGAAGTTCCGTGAACTTGCCGAGCCCGCCGCCGAGGTTACCCATGCCAGCCTGCGCCATCTGCGTGTTACTCCTGCACGCTGCCGCCGGCAGCTTCGATTGCCGCCTTGGCACCGGCGGTCGCGGCGACGCCCTTGAGCACGAACTTCTTGGTCAGTTCGCCCTTGAGGACCACCTTGGCCTTCTTCGCGGTGCTCGGGACCAGCTTCGCGGCGCGCAGCGCGGCGAAATCGATCTCGCCTTCCGGCAGGTTGTCCAGCTGGTAGGACAGCACTTCGGCGGTGTCCTTGGCCATCTTGGAACGGAAGCCGATCTTCGGCAGACGACGCTGCATGGGGGTCTGGCCGCCTTCGAAGCCGGCCTTGATCTTGCCGCCGCCCTTGCGCGCGAACGAACCCTTGTGGCCGCGGCCGCAGGTCTTGCCCAGGCCCGAACCGATGCCGCGACCGACGCGGGTGCGCTCGGTGCGCGCGCCGTCGGCGGGCTTCAGATCATTCAGATGCAAAGTCATGGTCGCTTACTCCTCAACCTGGACGAGGTACTGAACCTTGTTGATCAGGCCGCGCACCTGCGGGCTGTCCTTCAGTTCACGCACATCGTTGAGCTTGTTCAGGCCCAGCGCACGCACCGACAGGCGGTGACGCGACTGGGTACCACGAAGGCCGCGCACCAGGCGCACCTTCACCGTCTTGTTGGACTCATTAGCCATGGTTGAGTTCCTCCACCTTCTTGCCGCGCTTGGCCGCGATGCGCGACGGCGACTGCATGTCTTCCAGGCCGCGCAGCGTGGCGCGCACCAGGTTGATCGGGTTGCGCGAACCGACCGCCTTGGCCAGCACGTTCTTGACGCCGACCGCTTCCAGCACGGCGCGCATCGCGCCGCCGGCGATGACGCCGGTACCTTCGGAGGCCGGCATCATGAACACGCGCGCCGCGCCGTGGCCGGACTTCACCGGGTGCCACAGGGTGCCGTTGTTCAGGTCGATGTTGAGCATGCCCTTGCGCGCATACTCCATCGACTTCTGGATCGCGACCGGCACTTCGCGCGCCTTGCCGTAACCGAAACCGATCTTGCCGTTGCCGTCGCCGACCACGGTCAGCGCGGTGAAGGTGAACTGGCGACCGCCCTTGACCGTCTTGCTGACGCGGTTGACCGCGACCAGCTTTTCGATCATGCCGTCGTCGACTTTCTCTTCGCGGTTGCGGTCGCGATCACGACCCCGCGGTGCACGCTGTTCTTCAGCCATTGTGTATTCCTTGGTAGTTGAAAGATTTACGGCTTGTATGCCGCTTGTAGTTGTTGACTGGAACCGTGCTCCCCGGGCGCGCGCAGAAGGCGCGCCAAGGTCCGATGCAGCCCGCATCGGCAGGTCGGGCGCGGCGTGGACGCCGCGCCCGCAAGGATCAGAACTGCAGGCCGCCTTCGCGCGCGGCGTCGGCCAGCGCCTTGATGCGGCCGTGGTAGCGGTAGCCCGAGCGGTCGAAGGCGACCTTCTCGATGCCCGCGGCCTTGGCGCGCTCGGCGATCAGCTTACCGACCTTGGCGGCCGCATCGCTGTTCTTGCCGTTCTTCAGGCCGTCCTTGACGTCGGCCTGCAGGGTGTTCGCCGCGGCGAGCACCTTGGAACCGTCGGCAGTGAAGACCTGCGCGTACAGGTGCTGGCCGGTGCGCAGCACCGACAGGCGGGCGACGCCGAGTTCGCGGATGTGCGCACGGGTCGACTTGGCGCGGCGCAGGCGGGCGATGTTCTTGTTGATGGTCATGTCTATGTCCTACGGAAGCTGAAGGAGAACAGGCCTTTGCATCGAGGGGCCCGGCCATACGGCCGGGCTCCCCGCAAAGGAGCTGCATTACGCCTTCTTGGCTTCCTTGCGAATGATGGCTTCACCGGCGTACTTCACACCCTTGCCCTTGTAGGGCTCCGGCGGACGGAAACCGCGGATCTTGGCGGCGACTTCGCCGACGCGCTGCTTGTCGGCGCCCTGCACCACGATCTCGGTCTGAGTCGGGGCGGCCAGGGTGATGCCTTCCGGCGCCTTGAACACGACCGGGTGCGAGAAACCGAGCGCCAGGCTCAGGTCCTTGCCCTGCATCGTGGCGCGGTAGCCGACGCCGACCAGCTCGAGCTTGCGCTCGAAGCCTTCGGACACGCCGTGCACCATGTTCGCCAGGATCGCGCGAACGGTGCCGGTGATGGCGATCTGCGACGGGTCGTTCGCCGACAGCGTGGCGACACCGTTTTCCTGCTTGATTTCGACGCCGGCCGGCTTCGGCAGCGACAGGGTGCCCTTCGGGCCCTTGACGCTCACCAGCTCGGGCTGGACATTCAGTTCGACGCCCTTCGGGAGGGAAATCGGCTTCTTGGCTACGCGGGACATTTGAGTACTCCTTCCCTTAGGCCACGAAGCACAGGACTTCGCCACCGACGCCGGCCTGACGGGCCTGCGCATCGGTCATGATGCCCTTGGACGTGGAAATGATGGCAACGCCCAGGCCGCCGAGAACCTTCGGCAGCTCGGCCTTGCCGCGATATTGGCGCAGGCCCGAACGCGACACGCGCTTGAGCGTATCGATGACCGGACGGCCCTCGAAATACTTCAGCACGATTTCCAGTTCGGACTTGTTGTTCTCGATCGCGTTGACGCGCAGGTCGCTGATGTAGCCTTCGGCCTTCAGCACTTCCGCGATCGCAACCTTGATCTTGGAGGACGGCATTTTCACCGTCGGCTTGCCAACCGCGGCCGCATTCTTGATGCGGACCAGCAGGTCGGCGATGGGATCAGTCATGCTCATGGTGTCTACCTTTGAGTGCACCGATATCCGCTTTCGCGAAAATCTTGTGATGTGAAGCTGTGGAATGACGCGGTGATGTGGAGCGTGGAACGTTCCTGGAGAAGGCCAGGGCCTGCAGCAACCCGCCCGGCCAGGCGCAGGCAAGGAGCGGGATTATACGACAAAAAGTCCGACTTGCGTCGGACTCGTTGTTTTACGCCACACGAGCGTGCGACCGCCCTGCCCCGGGCTCCGCAAGCGGAGCCGGGAACCGCCGGCTGTTTTACCAGCTGGCCTTGCGCAGGCCGGGCACGTCGCCGTTCATCGTTGCCTTGCGCAGCATGTTGCGGCCGAGGCCGAACTTGCGGTACACGGCGCGCGGACGGCCGGACAGCTCGCAACGGGTGCGCTGGCGGCTCGGCGACGAATCGCGCGGCAGCTTCTGCAGCTTGACCACGGCCTCGGCCTTCTCGTCGTAGGACGAGCTGTCGGCGGCGATGATCTTCTTCAGCGCGTCGCGCTTGTCGGCGAACTTCTTCGCCAGCTTCTTCCGCTTGATGTCGCGGTTGACCATGGAGGTCTTTGCCATCTGTAAATCCTCGGGATTCGGGATTGGGGATTGGAGATTTGCAGAACCCGGGATGTGGCGGGCGCAGCGCCCTTTCATCCCTGATCCCGAATCCCGAATCCCGGCTGTCGGTCAGTTACGGAACGGGAACTTGAACGCTTCGAGCAGCGCCTTGGCTTCGGCGTCGGTCTTGGCGGTGGTGGTGATGGCGATATCCATGCCGCGGATCGCATCGACGGCGTCGAAGTCGATTTCCGGGAAGATGATCTGCTCCTTCACGCCCATGTTGAAGTTGCCGCGGCCGTCGAACGAGCGACCCGAGACACCGCGGAAGTCGCGCACGCGCGGCAGCGAGATGTTGATCAGGCGGTCCAGGAACTCGTACATCTTGGCGCGACGCAGCGTGGTCTTGCAGCCGATCGGCCAGCCATCGCGGATCTTGAACGACGCCACCGAGATACGCGACTTGGTGACGACCGGCTTCTGGCCGGAGACCTTGGCCATGTCGGCCACGGCGTTTTCCAGGATCTTCTTGTTCGTCGCCGCCTCGCCCACGCCCATGTTCAGCGTGACCTTGACCAGCTTCGGCACTTGCATCGGATTGGTGTAACCGAACTTCTTCATCAGAGCCGGTACCACTTCTTCCTTGTAGATCTTTTCGAGACGGGAATTCATTGTGTCATTCCTCAGGCGTCGAGCGCCTCACCGCTGGAGCGGAACACACGCAGTTTGCGTCCATCCTCCAGCACCTTGAAGCCAACGCGCTCGCCCTTGCCCGTTGCCGGGTTGACGATCGCCACGTTGGAGATATGGATCGACGCTTCACGCTCGACCACGCCGCCGGCGACGCCCGCCTGCGGGTTCGGCTTGGTGTGGCGCTTGACGATGTTCGCGTTGGAGACGATCACGCGATCGCCGTCGACGCGGACGATTTCGCCCTGCTTGCCCTTGTCCTTGCCGGTAGTGACGACGACCTGGTCGCCCTTCTTGATACGGTTAGCCATGTGTATGTCCTCCGCTCACAGCACTTCAGGAGCGAGCGAGACGATCTTCATGAACTTCTCGGAACGCAGCTCGCGGGTAACAGGCCCGAAGATACGCGTGCCGATCGGCTCCTGCTTGTTGTTGAGCAACACCGCAGCGTTGCCGTCGAAGCGGATCAGCGAACCGTCGGGACGACGCACACCCTTGCGGGTACGCACCACGACGGCGTCGTAGACTTCGCCCTTCTTGACCTTGCCGCGCGGGATCGCGTCCTTGACGGTGACCTTGATGATGTCGCCAATGTGCGCGTAGCGGCGCTTGGAGCCGCCGAGCACCTTGATGCACATCACTTCCTTGGCACCGGAGTTGTCGGCGACGTCGAGGTAGCTCTGCATCTGGATCATGATTCAGATCTCCCTTATTCGGCCGAACGGGTGACGATTTCGACCACCCGCCAGTTCTTGGTCTTGGACATCGGCGCAATCTCGGTCACCCGCACCACATCGCCTTCGTTGCAGGCGTTGTCGGCGTCGTGGGCGTGGAGCTTGGTCGAGCGCTTGATGTACTTGCCGTACAGCGCATGCTTGACCTGACGCTCCACCAGCACGGTGACGGTCTTGTCCATCTTGTTGCTGACGACGCGGCCTTCGACCGTGCGCAGCGTCTTGCTTTCGTTAGTGTCGCTCATGGCGGCCATCCTTACTTCGTGCTGCCGATCAGGTGCTTCACGCGAGCAATCTCGCGGCGCACCCGGCGGGTTTCGTGGGTCTTCGGCAGCTGCCCGGTGACCTGCTGCATGCGCAGGGCGAACTGCTCCTTGCGCAGATCGGTCAGGTGGGCCTTCAGATCGTCAGCCGACTTCTCGCGGAGTTGTTTGATGTCCATCAGCGTACCGTCCGGGTCACGAAGGTGGTGGTCACCGAAAGCTTGGCAGCGGCCAGGCGGAACGCCTCGCGCGCGACATCTTCGCCGACGCCTTCGATTTCATAGATCATGCGACCGGGCTGGATCTGGGCGACCCAGTACTCGACGTTACCCTTACCGGAGCCCATTCGCACTTCGATCGGCTTCTTGGTGATCGGCTTGTCCGGGAACACGCGGATCCACATCTTGCCGCCGCGCTTGACGTAGCGGCTGATCGAGCGGCGCGCCGCTTCGATCTGGCGCGCGGTCAGCTGACCGTGCGCGGTGGCCTTCAGCCCGTACTCGCCGAAGCTGACGGCGTTGCCGCTCCATGCCAGGCCGTCGTTACGGCCCTTGTGCATCTTGCGGTATTTGGTTCGCTTGGGTTGCAACATTGCCGTTACCTCGCTTCACGAGCCGGACGCGACGGACGGTCACCACGGTCGCCGCGATCGTTACGATCGTTGCGCGGGGAATCGTCCTGCTTTTCCTGGCCAACCTGGGAGAAATCGAAGATCTCGCCCTTGTAGATCCAAACCTTGATGCCGATGATGCCGTAGGTCGTCTTGGCTTCGGCGAAGCCATAGTCGATGTCGGCACGCAGCGTATGCAGCGGCACGCGGCCTTCGCGGTACCACTCGGAACGGGCGATTTCCGCACCGTTCAAGCGGCCGGCGACGTTGACCTTGATGCCCAGGGCACCCAGGCGCATCGCGTTGCCGACCGAACGCTTCATCGCGCGGCGGAACATGATGCGACGCTCCAGCTGCTGCGCGATCGACTCGGCGACCAGCTGCGCATCCAGCTCCGGCTTGCGCACTTCGGTGACGTTGATGTGGGCGGGGACGCCCATCATCTCGCTCACTTCCTTGCGCAGCTTCTCGATGTCCTCACCGCGCTTGCCGATCACCACGCCCGGACGGGCGGTGTGGATCGTCACGCGCGCGGTCTTGGCCGGACGCTCGATCAGGATCTTGCTGATGCCCGCCTGCGCCAGCTTCTTGCGCAGCATTTCGCGAACCTTGAGGTCGGCTGCCAGGTAACCGGCGAACTCGCCCTTGTTGGCGTACCACTTGGAATTCCAGTCCTTGGAGACACCCAGGCGGATTCCAATCGGATGAACTTTATGACCCATCGTCTTTTCCTTTCCGCTTACTTGGCGGCGCCCACAACCACAGTGATGTGGCTGGTGCGCTTGAGGATGCGGGTACCGCGGCCTTTCGCCCGCGCCATGAAACGCTTCAGGGTCGGACCTTCATCAACCATGATGGTCTTGACCTTCAGCTCGTCGACATCCGCGCCCTGGTTGTTCTCGGCATTGGCGATCGCCGACTCCACCACCTTCTTGATCAGGTGGGCAGCCTTCTTGTCCGAGAACTTCAGCAGGTTGACCGCCCGCTCGGCGGAAAGACCGCGCACCTGGTCGGCGACCAGGCGGGCCTTCTGCGGGGAGATGCGCGCAGTGCGCAGGATTGCTTTCGCTTCCATCGTCATCTCTCCTTACCGGCTCGACTTCTTGTCGCCACCGTGACCCTTGAAGGTCCGGGTGACGGCAAATTCGCCGAGCTTGTGGCCGACCATGTTCTCGTTGACCAGCACCGGAACGTGGTTCTTGCCGTTATGCACGGCGATGGTGAAGCCCACCATCTCCGGCAGGATCATCGAACGACGCGACCAGGTCTTGATCGGACGCTTGCTGCCGGCCGCGGCCTCCACCTTCTTGACGAGGTGGTGATCGACGAACGGG
The Xanthomonas sp. AM6 DNA segment above includes these coding regions:
- the rpsS gene encoding 30S ribosomal protein S19, giving the protein MARSLKKGPFVDHHLVKKVEAAAGSKRPIKTWSRRSMILPEMVGFTIAVHNGKNHVPVLVNENMVGHKLGEFAVTRTFKGHGGDKKSSR